From Buchnera aphidicola (Nurudea shiraii), the proteins below share one genomic window:
- the trpD gene encoding anthranilate phosphoribosyltransferase, producing the protein MQVILNKVYKGEYLTEVETYEIFKSVILKKINDVQLSAILIALKIRMESENDIIGATRAFLKYMKPFPKPNYMFSDIVGTGGDFSNTINISTASALVGATCGLKIVKHCNSNISSKTGSYDLLKEFNININISRSKSRKMLDKHNICFLFAPQYHMSFKHIMLVRKILKTRTLFNILGPLLNPSQPPLSIIGVYNFRLMIPIANVLKKLNVYHAIIICSNYVDEITLHNSTSVVELHDSEIISYTLNPNDFGIKYHSKNCILGGTPKENYKIIKDVFLGKGQSLIAETIAANTAMLLKLFGHENLKKNTQYALEIIYSGKVYETINALSKF; encoded by the coding sequence ATGCAAGTTATATTAAATAAAGTGTATAAAGGTGAATATTTAACTGAAGTAGAAACATATGAAATATTTAAATCTGTAATACTCAAAAAAATAAATGATGTTCAATTATCTGCTATTTTAATAGCTTTAAAAATTAGAATGGAATCTGAAAACGATATAATAGGAGCTACACGTGCTTTTTTAAAATATATGAAACCATTCCCAAAACCAAATTATATGTTTTCCGATATTGTGGGTACTGGGGGAGATTTCAGTAATACTATAAATATATCTACTGCTAGTGCTTTAGTAGGAGCAACATGTGGGCTAAAAATAGTAAAACATTGCAATTCAAACATATCTAGTAAAACGGGTTCATACGATCTTTTAAAAGAGTTTAATATTAATATAAATATATCAAGAAGTAAATCTAGAAAAATGTTAGATAAACATAATATTTGTTTTCTGTTTGCTCCTCAATATCATATGAGTTTTAAACATATTATGTTAGTACGAAAAATTTTAAAAACTAGAACATTATTTAATATACTTGGTCCTTTATTAAATCCATCTCAACCTCCATTATCTATTATAGGCGTTTACAATTTTAGATTGATGATTCCTATAGCAAACGTACTTAAAAAATTAAATGTTTATCATGCGATAATAATATGCAGTAATTATGTTGATGAAATTACCCTTCATAACTCTACAAGTGTTGTAGAATTACATGATTCTGAAATAATTTCATATACATTAAATCCTAATGATTTCGGAATAAAATATCATAGTAAAAATTGCATTTTAGGAGGCACACCAAAAGAAAATTATAAAATAATAAAGGACGTATTTTTAGGAAAAGGTCAAAGTTTGATTGCAGAAACTATAGCTGCTAATACAGCTATGTTATTAAAATTGTTTGGACACGAAAATTTAAAAAAAAATACACAATATGCATTAGAAATAATTTATAGTGGGAAAGTATATGAAACTATCAATGCACTTTCTAAATTTTAA
- the trpCF gene encoding bifunctional indole-3-glycerol-phosphate synthase TrpC/phosphoribosylanthranilate isomerase TrpF, with amino-acid sequence MTNTLKEIVKDKLEWIINQKKIKPLSVFQHSVKKSNRNFYQSLKQNDPSFILEFKRKSPSLGQLNNFNPEFIAKIYKKHASAISVLTDEKYFNGKFEFIPLIRKIAINQPILCKDFFIDPYQVYLARYYQADAILLILSILNDYQYTFLRNLATFLNMHVLTEVKDKNELNRAINLNANIIGINNRNLHDGSISISNTYLLAPMVPKNITVISESGITNYHQIRQLRSMVQGFLIGSSLMKSSHVENSIQKIIIGHNKICGLTRLKDVEISKKYGATYAGFIFCKSSPRYIDPKKAQNISNLVNIKYIGVFCNEDIEYITSLTKKIKFYAIQLHGNENQLYINNLKKKLSSNLKIWKAITWTNINKNFDFKNIHKYVIDNIKGSKKKSFDWSLLKNKNLDNVFLAGGLNVKNCIIASKIGCFGLDFNSGLEICPGIKDKNKIKLLFRSLKEHKVISH; translated from the coding sequence TTGACAAACACATTGAAAGAAATAGTAAAAGATAAGTTAGAGTGGATTATAAATCAAAAAAAAATAAAACCTCTATCTGTTTTTCAACATAGTGTCAAGAAATCAAATCGCAATTTTTATCAATCATTAAAGCAAAATGATCCTTCTTTTATACTTGAATTTAAAAGAAAATCTCCATCTTTAGGGCAACTTAATAATTTTAATCCAGAGTTTATAGCTAAAATATATAAAAAACATGCTTCAGCCATATCAGTATTAACAGATGAAAAGTATTTCAATGGAAAATTTGAATTCATTCCACTTATTAGAAAAATTGCTATTAATCAACCTATTTTATGTAAAGACTTCTTTATTGATCCGTATCAAGTTTACTTAGCAAGATATTATCAGGCAGACGCCATATTGTTAATATTATCTATTCTTAACGATTATCAATATACTTTTCTTAGAAATTTAGCAACGTTTTTAAACATGCACGTATTAACTGAAGTTAAAGATAAAAACGAATTAAATCGAGCTATTAATTTAAATGCTAATATTATTGGAATTAACAATCGAAACTTACATGACGGTTCTATTTCAATTTCAAATACATATTTATTAGCTCCTATGGTTCCTAAAAATATAACTGTTATTAGCGAATCTGGAATAACTAATTATCATCAAATAAGACAATTAAGATCTATGGTACAAGGATTCCTAATCGGGTCATCTTTAATGAAAAGTTCTCATGTAGAGAATTCTATTCAGAAAATAATAATAGGTCACAATAAAATATGTGGATTAACAAGATTAAAAGACGTTGAGATCTCTAAAAAATATGGAGCAACGTATGCGGGTTTTATTTTTTGCAAATCCTCTCCAAGATATATTGATCCTAAAAAAGCTCAAAATATAAGTAATTTAGTAAATATAAAATATATAGGAGTTTTTTGTAATGAAGATATAGAGTACATTACTAGTTTAACAAAAAAAATTAAGTTTTATGCTATTCAATTACATGGAAACGAAAATCAATTATATATTAATAATTTAAAAAAAAAGTTATCATCTAATTTAAAAATATGGAAAGCAATTACGTGGACAAATATAAATAAAAATTTTGATTTTAAAAATATACACAAATATGTTATAGACAATATAAAAGGAAGCAAAAAAAAATCATTTGATTGGTCTCTACTAAAAAATAAAAATTTAGACAATGTGTTTTTAGCTGGAGGATTAAACGTAAAAAATTGCATTATAGCGTCAAAAATAGGTTGTTTTGGACTTGATTTTAATTCTGGGTTAGAAATTTGTCCTGGAATAAAAGATAAAAATAAAATAAAACTGTTATTTCGTTCTTTAAAAGAACATAAAGTAATTTCTCACTAA
- a CDS encoding DMT family transporter, with product MKKTITILLFIIVSLAWGTTFIAMKIALNTIPPLFTTGMRFLLASLFLIYLCYQTNTSLFFPEGKNNFQLIICVFYFSIPFTLMLYGSIYINSIIASVIFSSMPIIILLFSFLFFKKKLHTSQFIGLISAILSLLVILFKEVKLGDEKTIVGIIALILALLCHSVVYLYSQEKYSNISVLTFNTLPSLFSGIFMLLMSNFIEHPIFNNFSNTSILAVLYLSYFSGIFGILSYFYLQKKVSSFYASSVFFIFPLITVILEKYMYGNVIKIDQLQPILFLVISIFLTLIPLNFKK from the coding sequence ATGAAAAAAACAATTACAATATTACTTTTTATAATAGTATCGTTAGCTTGGGGAACTACATTTATAGCTATGAAGATTGCTTTAAATACTATTCCTCCTTTATTTACGACAGGGATGAGATTTTTATTAGCTTCATTATTTTTAATATATTTATGTTATCAAACTAATACCTCATTATTTTTTCCAGAAGGAAAAAATAATTTCCAACTAATTATATGTGTATTTTACTTTTCTATTCCTTTCACATTAATGTTATACGGAAGTATTTACATTAATTCAATTATTGCGTCTGTAATATTTTCTAGTATGCCAATTATAATATTATTATTTTCATTTCTTTTTTTTAAAAAAAAATTACACACTTCTCAATTCATAGGATTAATATCAGCTATTTTATCTTTGTTAGTAATTTTATTTAAAGAAGTAAAACTAGGAGATGAAAAAACTATAGTAGGTATTATAGCATTAATATTAGCGTTACTTTGTCATTCAGTAGTATATTTATATTCTCAAGAAAAATATTCTAATATATCTGTTTTAACTTTTAATACTCTTCCTTCTTTATTTTCGGGTATTTTTATGTTATTAATGTCTAATTTTATTGAACATCCTATATTTAATAATTTTTCTAATACATCTATTTTAGCAGTATTATATTTAAGTTATTTTTCAGGAATATTTGGTATATTATCATACTTTTATTTGCAAAAAAAAGTAAGCTCTTTTTATGCTTCTTCTGTATTTTTTATTTTCCCATTAATAACTGTTATTTTAGAAAAATATATGTATGGGAATGTCATAAAGATAGATCAATTACAACCTATATTGTTTTTAGTAATTAGTATATTTTTAACTTTAATCCCTTTAAATTTTAAAAAATAA